Proteins from a genomic interval of Arthrobacter sp. CAN_C5:
- a CDS encoding UDP-N-acetylmuramoyl-L-alanyl-D-glutamate--2,6-diaminopimelate ligase, whose amino-acid sequence MRPAEVTPVPLDTAFSRLPAGLPAIHQVPAASQHDGGAARVSVTGVSIDSRLVRPGDLYIALPGTGRHGASFTARALHAGAVAVLTDESGLAGAADAAGSTPLFRSEDLRSLVGPLSAIIFNSQPTDSPRPTLFGVTGTNGKTTTTYFINALLEGLGQTTGLMGTIEIHAGGQPIASALTTPESPQVHGILGLMRERGIQTAAMEVSSHAIEYRRIDGVRFDVAGFTNLTQDHLDLHGTMDEYFAVKAALFQAEFSRRAVVIVDDPWGRKLVEEASSDVVTLSTDPSMAQTQSADWTVGDVVRHGLGHRFTLRGPSGELLRLHSGLPGTFNISNAALATVMVLASGVDPHELQRAADRSDPFSAAVPGRMQLIGDSPAAIVDFAHNPDALARTLESVRPPAAGARLIVAFGATGQRDQTKRPIMGATAARLADVVIVTDDDPHDEDEAEIRQGVLAGARQARDAENLACEILEIHPRAEAIDRAVALAGPTDTVLIAGRGHEVWQEVKGVNLPLDDRVELARALTRHGFSVHPSHKIES is encoded by the coding sequence ATGCGCCCTGCCGAGGTGACCCCGGTCCCGCTGGACACCGCCTTCAGTCGTCTCCCCGCCGGGCTGCCGGCCATCCACCAGGTTCCTGCCGCCAGCCAGCACGACGGCGGTGCAGCCCGGGTTTCGGTCACCGGGGTGTCTATCGACTCGCGGCTGGTCCGCCCCGGCGACCTCTACATCGCCCTGCCCGGAACCGGCAGGCACGGCGCCTCCTTCACGGCACGTGCTCTGCACGCGGGAGCCGTGGCGGTACTCACCGACGAGTCGGGCCTGGCTGGGGCCGCCGACGCCGCCGGCAGCACCCCGCTGTTCCGCTCCGAGGACCTGCGGTCACTGGTGGGTCCCCTCTCGGCGATCATCTTCAACAGCCAGCCCACCGATTCCCCCCGCCCCACCCTGTTCGGCGTCACGGGCACCAACGGGAAAACCACCACCACCTACTTCATCAACGCCCTGCTGGAGGGGCTGGGCCAGACCACCGGACTGATGGGAACCATCGAAATCCATGCCGGTGGGCAACCCATCGCCAGTGCGCTCACCACCCCAGAATCTCCGCAGGTGCATGGCATCCTCGGCCTGATGCGCGAGCGGGGAATCCAGACCGCGGCGATGGAGGTGTCCTCCCACGCTATCGAGTACCGCCGGATCGACGGCGTACGGTTCGATGTCGCCGGTTTCACCAACCTGACCCAGGACCACCTTGACCTGCACGGCACCATGGACGAGTACTTCGCGGTCAAGGCTGCCCTGTTCCAGGCTGAGTTCTCACGCCGCGCGGTCGTCATCGTCGACGACCCGTGGGGCAGGAAACTGGTGGAGGAAGCCAGTAGCGACGTCGTAACGCTCAGCACCGATCCCAGCATGGCTCAGACCCAAAGTGCCGACTGGACGGTGGGCGACGTGGTACGCCACGGGCTCGGCCACCGGTTCACCCTGCGGGGGCCGTCGGGGGAACTCCTGCGCCTTCACTCTGGCCTGCCCGGAACGTTCAACATTTCCAATGCGGCCCTCGCCACGGTGATGGTGCTGGCCTCCGGCGTCGACCCCCACGAGCTGCAGCGGGCAGCCGACCGCTCGGATCCGTTTTCGGCTGCCGTACCGGGGCGGATGCAGCTGATCGGTGACAGCCCGGCAGCGATTGTCGACTTCGCCCATAACCCTGACGCGCTGGCCCGCACCCTGGAATCGGTCCGACCACCAGCGGCGGGTGCCCGGCTGATCGTCGCCTTCGGCGCCACCGGCCAGCGGGACCAAACCAAGCGACCCATCATGGGTGCCACCGCAGCCCGGCTCGCCGACGTCGTCATCGTCACCGACGACGACCCCCATGACGAGGACGAAGCGGAGATCAGGCAGGGCGTCCTCGCCGGCGCCCGGCAGGCACGCGACGCCGAAAACCTGGCCTGCGAGATCCTCGAGATCCACCCTCGCGCCGAGGCGATTGACCGCGCGGTGGCGCTGGCGGGACCGACCGACACCGTACTGATCGCTGGCCGCGGCCACGAGGTCTGGCAGGAGGTCAAAGGCGTGAACCTGCCCCTCGACGACCGGGTGGAACTGGCCCGGGCGTTGACACGCCATGGATTCTCTGTCCATCCCAGCCACAAGATAGAATCCTAG
- a CDS encoding penicillin-binding protein 2, giving the protein MATATEHDKFRVTLGAKRLRVGLAFVLILLLVLGVRLFQVQALDLGGMAQVGLNKRLESFPVQPVRGDILDSKGNYLARSVERFDIVVDQRLAEGDTFARINADGDREEVTMDEGFAELSEILGQDAADLEAAIIGDKKFGYVARSVTPEVKNKALAVRMPGVYADAISLRTYPSGPVAGSIVGFVGSENEGLELTQNDVLTGEPGSRTFEIGGDGIRIPYATNEDVPAKDGKSVKLTIDQDLQWFAQQTIASQVEEYNAEWGNIVVVEADTGGIVAMAESTTMDPNNPGATEPEFRKPLSVTSSFEPGSTTKLITMAAGLEEGIIEPTSEFLLPNTYTVDNQTFKDAFEHGEERRTAAGIFAKSMNTGTVMIGEQLTKQQRYDWLTKFGIGQPLDVGLNGETSGILAQPEDWDDRQQYTVLFGQGLAQTALHTAMVYQTIANDGVRLKPRLIDSYIDPDGTEHKVPQDEGVEVVSTETSAQLQKMLETVTVDGSGASGALDQYRVGSKTGTAEAPSASGGYDGFTLTYAGMAPMEDPEYVVVITLQRPQGDLYYLIPGESFQKVMEQVLNARNVAPSTGKPKTYPVEY; this is encoded by the coding sequence GTGGCTACAGCAACAGAGCACGACAAATTCCGGGTGACTCTCGGCGCGAAGCGGCTACGGGTTGGCCTGGCTTTCGTCCTGATTCTGTTGCTGGTGCTCGGCGTCCGGCTGTTCCAGGTTCAGGCACTTGACCTGGGTGGAATGGCCCAGGTTGGTCTGAACAAGCGGCTGGAATCCTTCCCGGTGCAACCCGTACGCGGTGACATCCTTGACAGCAAGGGAAATTACCTGGCCCGGAGCGTTGAACGGTTCGACATTGTCGTCGACCAGAGGCTCGCCGAAGGTGACACCTTCGCACGGATCAACGCCGACGGCGACCGCGAAGAGGTGACCATGGACGAAGGGTTCGCCGAGCTATCGGAGATCCTCGGCCAGGACGCGGCAGACCTCGAAGCGGCAATAATCGGGGACAAGAAGTTCGGGTACGTCGCCCGGTCGGTCACCCCCGAGGTGAAGAACAAAGCCCTGGCCGTGCGCATGCCGGGCGTTTACGCGGACGCGATCAGCCTCCGAACCTACCCTTCGGGGCCGGTCGCCGGATCGATCGTCGGTTTTGTTGGCTCCGAGAACGAAGGACTTGAGCTGACCCAGAATGACGTCCTCACGGGGGAGCCGGGTAGCCGCACCTTCGAGATCGGCGGCGACGGTATCCGCATCCCTTACGCCACCAATGAGGACGTTCCCGCCAAGGACGGAAAGTCCGTCAAGCTGACCATCGACCAGGATCTGCAGTGGTTCGCCCAGCAGACCATCGCCTCCCAGGTGGAGGAGTACAACGCCGAGTGGGGCAACATCGTGGTCGTCGAGGCGGACACCGGCGGCATCGTCGCCATGGCCGAGTCAACGACCATGGACCCGAACAATCCCGGTGCCACCGAACCCGAGTTCCGTAAACCCCTCTCGGTGACATCCTCGTTCGAACCCGGCTCCACGACCAAGCTGATCACCATGGCCGCGGGTCTGGAAGAGGGGATCATTGAACCCACCAGCGAGTTCCTGCTCCCCAACACGTACACGGTTGATAACCAGACCTTCAAAGATGCCTTCGAGCACGGCGAGGAACGGCGGACCGCCGCCGGCATTTTCGCCAAGTCAATGAACACCGGCACGGTCATGATCGGCGAACAGCTCACCAAGCAGCAACGCTACGACTGGCTGACCAAGTTCGGGATCGGCCAGCCCCTCGACGTCGGGCTGAACGGCGAAACCAGCGGCATCCTCGCCCAGCCGGAAGACTGGGACGACCGCCAGCAGTACACGGTGCTCTTCGGCCAGGGACTCGCCCAGACTGCCCTCCATACCGCCATGGTGTACCAGACCATCGCGAACGACGGCGTCCGGTTGAAGCCGCGCCTGATCGACTCCTACATCGACCCCGACGGTACCGAGCACAAGGTCCCGCAGGACGAGGGGGTCGAAGTGGTCTCGACCGAAACCTCGGCGCAGCTCCAGAAAATGCTCGAAACCGTCACCGTGGATGGTTCGGGTGCCTCCGGAGCCCTGGACCAGTACCGGGTCGGCTCAAAAACCGGCACTGCCGAGGCCCCCAGCGCATCGGGCGGCTACGACGGGTTCACCCTCACCTACGCCGGCATGGCACCGATGGAGGACCCCGAGTACGTCGTGGTGATCACGCTGCAACGCCCGCAGGGTGACCTGTACTATCTGATTCCGGGGGAGTCCTTCCAGAAAGTCATGGAACAGGTGTTGAACGCGAGGAACGTCGCGCCGTCCACCGGCAAGCCCAAGACCTACCCCGTCGAGTACTAG
- the rsmH gene encoding 16S rRNA (cytosine(1402)-N(4))-methyltransferase RsmH — protein MSDDRPTGERHVPVLRERCISLLEPAVLAAVAAGRTPVVVDATLGMGGHSESMLERFPQAHLVGIDRDLQAIALAGERLASFSGRTDLVHAVYDELPDVLEDLGIDSVDGVLFDLGVSSLQLDERDRGFAYSYDAPLDMRMDTSTGQTAADVVNSYPEAELLRIIRAWGEEKFAGRIASAIVSARRETPFTSTGHLVEVIRAVVPAGAARTGGHPAKRTFQALRIEVNEELTVLTRAVPAAIDALNVGGRVVAMSYHSLEDKIVKTAFTAGTRSSAPVGFPVELEEHKPYLKSLTRGTEAPTELEIEENPRAASAKLRAVERIKKESRNTNDRNAS, from the coding sequence ATGAGCGACGATCGCCCTACCGGTGAACGACACGTCCCGGTATTGCGTGAACGTTGCATCTCGCTCCTCGAACCAGCCGTCCTCGCGGCCGTTGCTGCGGGCCGCACCCCGGTGGTTGTTGACGCCACCCTGGGTATGGGCGGGCATTCCGAATCGATGCTGGAGCGGTTCCCGCAGGCGCACCTCGTCGGCATTGACCGCGATCTGCAGGCCATCGCGCTTGCGGGTGAGCGGCTCGCATCCTTTTCCGGACGAACCGACCTGGTGCACGCGGTCTATGACGAGCTTCCTGACGTCCTGGAGGACCTGGGCATCGACTCCGTCGACGGGGTCCTGTTTGATCTGGGGGTCTCTTCCCTGCAGCTCGACGAGCGGGACCGCGGATTCGCGTACTCCTATGACGCCCCGCTGGATATGCGGATGGACACCAGTACCGGTCAGACCGCCGCCGACGTCGTCAATTCCTACCCCGAAGCCGAGCTGCTGCGAATCATCAGGGCCTGGGGTGAGGAGAAGTTCGCCGGCCGGATCGCCTCAGCAATCGTTTCCGCACGGCGGGAAACGCCCTTCACCTCCACCGGGCACCTGGTGGAGGTCATTCGGGCAGTGGTGCCCGCGGGGGCGGCCCGGACGGGTGGACACCCCGCCAAACGAACCTTCCAGGCACTGCGGATCGAGGTCAACGAGGAACTGACGGTACTGACCCGCGCGGTTCCCGCAGCCATCGACGCACTCAACGTCGGCGGGCGGGTGGTGGCCATGTCGTATCACTCGCTGGAAGACAAGATCGTCAAGACCGCATTCACCGCAGGCACCCGGTCCTCGGCCCCCGTGGGTTTTCCCGTGGAGCTCGAGGAGCACAAGCCGTACCTCAAGTCGCTGACGCGGGGAACTGAAGCTCCCACCGAGCTGGAGATCGAAGAAAACCCGCGGGCCGCATCGGCGAAGCTGCGGGCCGTTGAACGTATCAAAAAAGAGTCTCGAAACACCAATGACAGGAATGCATCATGA
- the mraZ gene encoding division/cell wall cluster transcriptional repressor MraZ, producing the protein MFLGTHLPRLDEKGRLILPAKFRDELSDGLVLTRGQERCIYVFSQREFEQLHEQMRSAPLSSRQSRDYSRVFLSGASDEVPDKQGRITIPQALRTYAGLGRELAVIGAGSRAEIWDAAAWDNYLAEKENAFSETDEEALPGFF; encoded by the coding sequence ATGTTCCTTGGAACTCATCTGCCACGTCTTGATGAGAAGGGCAGGTTGATCCTCCCAGCGAAATTTCGTGATGAACTTTCCGACGGGCTGGTATTGACCAGGGGCCAGGAACGGTGCATCTACGTTTTTAGTCAGCGCGAGTTTGAACAGCTTCACGAGCAGATGCGGTCGGCGCCGCTGTCGTCACGGCAATCACGTGATTACAGCAGGGTTTTCCTGTCCGGTGCGTCCGATGAGGTTCCGGACAAGCAGGGGCGCATCACCATTCCGCAGGCGCTCCGCACCTACGCGGGCCTGGGTCGGGAACTGGCAGTAATTGGTGCGGGCAGCCGGGCCGAGATCTGGGACGCCGCAGCCTGGGACAACTACCTGGCGGAGAAGGAGAACGCGTTCTCCGAGACCGACGAGGAAGCACTTCCCGGGTTCTTCTAG
- a CDS encoding DUF3040 domain-containing protein, whose product MALSEHEQRLLDQLEQQLHADDPKFASSMASSTPRSMSTRRIVIGALMAVAGILILLLGVANQIILVGVAGFLVMGAGVYFATTRSKESEASPMPRGASKAAPVNRSGGFLSTLEEKWDERKREQP is encoded by the coding sequence ATGGCACTCTCGGAACACGAACAGAGGCTGCTTGATCAGCTGGAGCAGCAGCTACACGCCGACGATCCAAAGTTTGCCAGTTCAATGGCGTCGAGCACACCGCGATCGATGTCGACGCGGAGAATTGTGATCGGCGCACTGATGGCTGTTGCAGGGATCCTGATCCTGCTGCTGGGCGTCGCGAACCAGATCATCCTGGTGGGCGTGGCAGGTTTCCTTGTGATGGGCGCAGGCGTATATTTCGCTACCACCCGGTCCAAGGAAAGTGAAGCTTCTCCGATGCCCCGGGGCGCCTCAAAGGCAGCACCCGTCAATCGAAGCGGTGGCTTTCTGAGTACCCTCGAAGAGAAGTGGGACGAGCGGAAACGCGAACAGCCCTGA
- the dinB gene encoding DNA polymerase IV: protein MNVGPRANLPDAECTILHVDMDAFYVAVELLDRPDLVGAPVIVGSPSGRSVVLSASYEARRFGVRSAMPMSAAMRLCPQGIILEPHHDKYAAVSSSVMAIFGTITPFVEQLSVDEAFLDISGSMRRLGGPRDIGELIRTRIRSELGITASVGAATTKFVAKIASTRSKPNGLLVIRGEETVAYLHTLPVSALWGVGAKTQEVLARLGIRTVEDLAQTPVSSLRKLLGVTGQHVYDLAWGRDPRTVSVTRQEKTIGAEETFANDVSDNPTLHTEMLRLSHRTAARLRAAHLQCGGVAIKLRYADFSTLTRTKRLSEPTDSANAIYLASLSLLDALGERPMSVRLVGVRADQLEPSSGSGHQLTIDRRDENWRLAESALDEVNRKFGKAAIQPAQLFSRPRDSSS, encoded by the coding sequence GTGAATGTTGGGCCCAGGGCGAATCTTCCGGATGCTGAGTGCACCATCCTCCATGTGGACATGGATGCGTTCTATGTTGCGGTGGAGTTGCTGGACCGGCCTGATCTGGTCGGTGCGCCAGTGATTGTTGGTTCTCCCAGCGGCCGGTCGGTGGTGCTGTCCGCATCCTATGAGGCGCGACGTTTCGGGGTGCGATCCGCCATGCCGATGTCCGCAGCGATGCGCCTGTGCCCGCAGGGCATCATCCTCGAACCCCACCACGACAAGTACGCGGCGGTATCCAGTTCGGTGATGGCCATTTTCGGCACCATTACCCCCTTCGTTGAACAACTCAGCGTCGACGAAGCGTTCCTTGATATCTCTGGGTCGATGCGCCGGCTGGGTGGGCCGCGCGATATCGGCGAGCTGATCAGGACCAGAATCAGGAGCGAACTGGGGATCACCGCCAGCGTGGGGGCGGCCACTACCAAGTTTGTCGCCAAAATCGCTTCCACCAGGTCCAAGCCCAATGGCCTCCTCGTGATCCGCGGCGAGGAGACCGTTGCCTACCTGCATACCCTTCCAGTGTCAGCACTCTGGGGGGTGGGCGCGAAAACCCAGGAAGTCCTGGCGCGGCTGGGGATTCGGACGGTGGAGGATCTAGCGCAGACCCCCGTGTCCTCCTTGCGCAAGCTGCTCGGGGTAACCGGTCAGCACGTCTACGATCTGGCCTGGGGGAGGGACCCGAGAACCGTCTCGGTCACGCGTCAGGAGAAGACCATCGGCGCCGAGGAAACCTTCGCCAACGATGTCAGCGATAATCCCACGCTGCATACCGAGATGCTTCGGTTGTCCCATCGCACCGCCGCGCGCCTGCGCGCGGCACACCTGCAGTGCGGCGGCGTGGCCATCAAGCTGCGTTACGCCGATTTCTCCACCCTGACCAGGACGAAGCGGCTCAGCGAGCCTACCGACAGCGCCAATGCCATCTACCTTGCGTCGCTGTCCCTGCTCGATGCCCTCGGTGAGCGTCCGATGAGCGTGCGCCTGGTCGGCGTGCGGGCGGACCAGTTGGAGCCCTCCTCCGGGTCTGGTCATCAGCTGACCATTGACCGCCGGGACGAGAACTGGCGGTTGGCGGAGTCGGCGCTCGACGAGGTTAACCGGAAGTTCGGCAAGGCTGCAATTCAGCCAGCCCAGCTCTTCAGCCGGCCCCGGGATTCCTCGTCCTGA
- a CDS encoding polyprenyl synthetase family protein: MTATNPFVEEGSVEQLVTSEQSTYRADVTAGLDGFLSRQREILVSIAGDALEPAAAITRLTAGGKRLRALLCYWGFRGAGGAAGATEPILAGVALELFQAAALIHDDVIDRSDTRRGSPSVHRQFGTLHQGNRWHLSPDRFGVSAAILTGDMCLSFSEEQFSAIGANAGSGTEARAIFNRMRTEVMAGQYLDLLEEAVGPDRTPAEAAERAQQIVRFKSAKYSIEHPLGLGGALAGAGAAQLRGYSAFSLPLGEAFQLRDDVLGVFGDPLVTGKPAGDDLREGKRTLLIAQALKDGSPADHQLINSTLGLADLDDDGVNRLRDAISTSGALHAVESLIADRWDASTAALGQLELDDVCRTALSGLATAAVSRSA; the protein is encoded by the coding sequence ATGACCGCTACAAATCCATTTGTCGAAGAGGGCTCGGTCGAGCAGCTGGTTACCTCGGAGCAGTCCACCTACCGCGCCGACGTGACCGCCGGCCTGGACGGGTTCCTCTCCCGACAGCGCGAAATCCTTGTCTCGATAGCCGGGGATGCCCTCGAGCCAGCCGCGGCGATCACCCGGCTCACGGCGGGCGGCAAGCGGCTGCGGGCATTACTCTGCTATTGGGGCTTCCGGGGCGCCGGCGGGGCAGCCGGGGCCACCGAGCCCATCCTGGCAGGTGTAGCCCTCGAACTGTTCCAGGCAGCTGCGTTGATTCACGACGACGTGATCGACCGCTCCGACACGCGCCGAGGGTCACCAAGCGTCCACCGCCAGTTCGGAACCCTCCACCAGGGCAACCGGTGGCATCTGAGTCCGGACCGGTTCGGGGTGTCAGCAGCGATCCTGACCGGCGACATGTGCCTTTCCTTCAGCGAGGAGCAGTTTTCAGCCATCGGGGCGAACGCCGGTTCGGGTACTGAGGCCCGGGCAATCTTCAACCGGATGCGCACGGAGGTCATGGCAGGCCAGTACCTGGATCTGCTGGAGGAAGCTGTAGGCCCGGACCGGACACCGGCCGAGGCCGCCGAGCGGGCGCAACAGATTGTCAGGTTCAAGTCGGCGAAGTATTCAATCGAACATCCGCTGGGCCTCGGAGGAGCCCTCGCGGGTGCCGGTGCCGCGCAGCTGAGGGGTTATTCGGCTTTCTCACTGCCGCTCGGCGAGGCATTCCAGCTCAGGGACGACGTCCTTGGCGTGTTCGGTGACCCGCTGGTCACGGGCAAGCCAGCCGGGGACGATCTGCGCGAGGGCAAGCGAACCCTCCTGATAGCTCAGGCGCTCAAGGACGGCAGCCCCGCCGACCATCAGTTGATCAATTCCACCCTGGGCCTCGCCGATCTGGATGACGACGGCGTCAACCGGCTGCGGGATGCGATCTCCACGTCGGGGGCACTGCACGCGGTCGAGTCGCTGATTGCCGACCGCTGGGATGCATCCACCGCTGCCCTGGGCCAGCTTGAGCTGGACGATGTCTGCCGCACAGCCCTGTCCGGTTTGGCAACCGCGGCGGTGAGCCGGTCGGCCTGA
- a CDS encoding Rv2175c family DNA-binding protein, whose translation MNELEELVPAWLNLPEVALELDVPITKVHGLLDEKSLIALRSKERNVRSVPAEFIFEGTVVDSLKGTIIVLADSGFSDEDIVRWLFTPDESLPGRPIDALREGRKTEIRRRAQAAAW comes from the coding sequence GTGAATGAACTCGAAGAACTTGTGCCCGCATGGTTGAACCTTCCGGAGGTGGCACTCGAACTGGATGTGCCCATCACCAAGGTCCATGGCCTCCTCGACGAGAAGTCGCTGATTGCCCTCCGCAGCAAGGAGCGGAATGTCCGAAGCGTCCCCGCGGAATTCATTTTCGAGGGCACGGTGGTGGACAGCCTCAAGGGGACCATTATTGTCCTCGCCGATTCCGGCTTCAGCGACGAGGATATCGTCCGGTGGTTGTTTACCCCTGATGAGTCGCTGCCGGGACGTCCCATCGACGCGCTTCGGGAAGGTCGAAAGACCGAGATCCGACGCCGTGCGCAGGCGGCCGCCTGGTAG
- a CDS encoding LysM peptidoglycan-binding domain-containing protein: protein MTAQRSSSPLFGSQARARGTRLSSRFNIAVSTAAIPAMLFSAVALAQPASAAPVATSALQAPRLAPAVTVPANLTSVTNNVAARIPSFVAPAQSAPKTYTVKAGDTISGIALKHGVDTGSVLTANGLSASTLIHPGQKLKLSGAPASKTAAKPAQKTQPAAAAGYTVRAGDTLSAIAASHGVSLGTILKANSLSMTSIIHPGQKLKLGGSTEVSVASTEITPAAPKPAATASTGSYTIKGGDTLGAIAAKHKVSLGALLKANKLNATTMIHPGKKLTIPGAAAPTTAPAAETAPPADLVPSTFLHYTYPQHVVSEANRNKHLLNSLPVPSNGAMKTIVADTARSMGVDPSLALAVSYQESGFNQRAVSPANAIGAMQVIPMSGEWASDLVGRKLNLLDPHDNATAGVAILKSLIRTSPNLEDAIASYYQGQYSVSTHGMFSDTKSYVAAIKSHQANLR from the coding sequence ATGACTGCCCAGCGCTCGTCATCGCCGCTGTTCGGATCCCAGGCACGTGCCAGGGGCACCCGCCTTTCCAGCCGCTTCAACATTGCGGTATCCACCGCAGCCATCCCGGCAATGCTGTTCTCCGCCGTCGCGCTGGCTCAGCCCGCCAGCGCCGCACCCGTCGCGACCAGCGCCCTACAGGCACCACGCCTGGCTCCTGCGGTGACTGTCCCGGCGAACCTGACGTCCGTCACGAACAATGTCGCCGCCCGGATTCCAAGCTTCGTGGCGCCCGCCCAGAGCGCCCCGAAGACCTACACGGTCAAGGCCGGCGACACGATCAGCGGTATCGCACTGAAGCACGGAGTAGACACCGGTTCGGTCCTCACCGCGAATGGCCTGAGCGCCAGCACGCTGATTCACCCGGGCCAGAAGCTCAAACTGAGCGGCGCGCCAGCCAGCAAGACTGCGGCGAAGCCCGCCCAGAAAACGCAGCCCGCCGCAGCAGCCGGATATACGGTCCGGGCCGGTGACACACTGAGCGCCATCGCGGCATCACACGGAGTCAGCCTCGGAACAATCCTGAAGGCCAATTCGCTGTCGATGACTTCAATCATTCACCCCGGCCAGAAGCTCAAGCTTGGCGGCTCGACCGAGGTCTCGGTGGCCTCAACCGAGATCACACCGGCGGCACCCAAGCCAGCAGCGACTGCATCCACCGGGTCCTACACGATCAAGGGCGGAGATACCCTCGGTGCCATCGCTGCAAAGCACAAGGTGAGCCTTGGCGCACTCCTGAAGGCCAACAAGCTCAACGCGACAACCATGATCCACCCGGGCAAGAAGCTGACCATTCCCGGAGCAGCCGCACCCACTACGGCACCCGCTGCCGAGACCGCGCCCCCGGCTGACCTGGTACCGTCCACGTTCCTGCACTACACCTACCCCCAGCACGTGGTGTCGGAGGCGAACCGGAACAAGCACCTGCTGAATTCCCTGCCCGTTCCAAGCAACGGGGCAATGAAAACCATCGTTGCTGACACCGCCCGCTCGATGGGCGTGGATCCGAGCCTCGCACTTGCCGTGTCGTACCAGGAATCAGGATTCAACCAGCGCGCGGTCTCCCCGGCCAACGCGATCGGTGCCATGCAGGTCATCCCCATGTCAGGCGAATGGGCGTCGGACCTGGTGGGACGGAAGCTGAACCTGCTGGACCCCCATGACAACGCCACCGCCGGCGTTGCCATCCTGAAGTCCTTGATCCGCACCAGCCCCAACCTGGAGGATGCCATTGCGTCCTACTACCAGGGGCAGTACTCAGTGAGCACCCACGGCATGTTCAGCGACACCAAGAGCTACGTCGCAGCGATCAAGTCGCACCAGGCGAACCTGCGGTAG